The Arvicola amphibius chromosome 11, mArvAmp1.2, whole genome shotgun sequence genome has a segment encoding these proteins:
- the Casp8ap2 gene encoding CASP8-associated protein 2 produces the protein MAADDDNGDGTGLFDVCPASPLKNNDEGSLDIYAGLDSAVSDSTARSCVSFRNCLDLYEEILTEEGTAKEATYNDLQIEYGKCQQQMKELMKRFKEIQTQNLNLKNENQSLKKNISALIKTARVEINRKDEEINHLHQRLSEFPHFRNNHKTSRTKDSRSRSPHLDDCSKTDHRVKTDVHKDAHPNTSLSNLEEEGKSHSEAQNPLHLPTGIEKHCTNNVWSRSHYQGGEGNSNEDNRRGKNGIRHSHCSRGTDRPQKEKDLNNSCSDGERRDKETNSRLQGNPEKRGSNEAKSESKSSESKSSTGLGYKSERSTSSWEKEPSRERPHSRVESQNDKNLERQNERLQSTHRKELQFQDKAERKGDVKFKPVGEDQGHRGRGERALPPHSKNDMKYGFSKYHPEERRGREDCKRDRGVSSHGFQDRRCSSSLSSNRNSKYTHSKEISVPHQWENTPFKAERHRTEDRRKRERENKEESRHVKSDKKSPTEYSQRTNKETKKSTSDVKRQTEPKTGKGEGSNDEVSKGTGNKECTGKVENGPNDVKSKDLKLSFMEKLNLTLSPAKKHPVCQDNQHQVPGVPKPSALCDSQSSEKTETVVCLPAVSALSPEESKVELEPKDALPATSQFGIDTAENNTKEEKRLLAQSVEDTVPREMLVCGTEVSFPAPAEIEQTKPLLPSMEVEAAASVVMDALPGHASEDLGRELDTMGHNDLNSCDVSEGIKAAVASKSLRQPLAEERGISLVDCLGDSNPKLESSLDEVPIVENKSCPLDPCLPKETFVPSPQKTEFIDHKIETGESNSVYQDDDNSVLSIDFNHLRPIPEAISPLNSPVRPVAKVLSMESPCVIPQYDNSRKEEIPSNSTHSTFKNQSELNKENKKPVPKFDKCSEAGSCKNLSLDELEDGEIRSDDEKPVAQKHVETSAGPRASAEVPTGKSSPGNRRSTAHVHKDHKRTVVKLPQDSITSSKRPNESRSPGTDRKSKAVSVSSLEKILPLILAPSSLWEVMHMLRMLGKHVRKSYMKFKMKFSLRQFHRIIESAILSFTSLIKYLDLSNICKSVSTLQKNLCEVIESNLKQVKKNGIVDRLFEQQQPDMKRKLWKFVDEQLDYLFEKLKKILIKFCDSVNFGSDNSEGKLGKKYKERTQHSSCQKGNVNNTKETQREKVQKSENTMNFKSSLGCEKFEEKHQDQSNTSSSTVKHDVKRTVSTCPGNTKNSECKEQFLEVNCPSTPKPGKNEGNTIEENHVLQHAGAKPERSFEILTEQQASSLTFNLVSDAQMGEIFKSLLQGSDLLDTSVNGTEKTEWELKTPEKQLLESLKCDSAPACTTGELVSEGTSPCPKVVSDDNWSLLSSEKGPSLPSGLSLPVHPDVLDENCMFEVSSNLPLGKDNVYSSEKNKPCISSILLEDLAVSLTVPSPLKSDGHLSFLKPEVSSTSTPEEVLSAHFSEDALLEEEDASEQDIHLALESDNSSSKSSCSSWTSRSVAPGFQYHPNLPMHAVIMEKSNDHFIVKIRRAAPSTSPSLKHGMVAEESLTSLPRTEKDADAAPEKEPTPLQNTVLKSVEDLENSDGNVDNSKPTHEEPNSIVQTQVPDIYEFLKDASSKVEHCDQVVDDCFKLHQVWEPKVSENLQGLPSVEKIPRSVGDHLPNIHIDLTKDPATETKNLGELMEVTVLNIDHLECSGTNLDQDSQIIGASLQPDTIDAFIDLTHDTSNEGKNEGNEPVSASEDLECQVICIDEDNHKEAKMGRASNPVERFVEETCIDLTPESPGSCETKRPALKSEPPLNLDCVELPGTLGNVHKKRKNSPGLNHSSQKKQRKETDLTSNEKTKRLPQNSDGNGDAHKKQASKKREPAGDDTTSLSSEASPGAKASATALAIFPTSLSAKNVIKKKGEIIVSWTRNDDREILLECQKRMPSLKTFTYLAVKLNKNPNQVSERFQQLKKLFEKSKRR, from the exons CCTCTCCTCTTAAGAATAATGATGAAGGCTCATTGGACATTTATGCTGGGTTGGACAGTGCTGTTTCTG ACAGTACTGCTAGATCCTGTGTGTCATTCAGAAACTGTTTAGATTTGTATGAAGAGATCCTGACTGAAGAAGGAACCGCAAAGGAAGCGACATACAATGAC TTGCAGATAGAATATGGCAAATGTCAACAGCAAATGAAAGAGCTGATGAAAAGGTTTAAGGAAATACAGACACAG AACTtgaacttaaaaaatgaaaaccagtcTCTTAAGAAGAATATCTCAGCACTGATCAAAACTGCCAGAGTGGAGATAAACCGTAAGGATGAAGAGATAAATCATCTTCACCAAAG ATTGTCTGAGTTCCCACATTTTCGAAATAACCATAAAACTTCAAGAACAAAGGATTCAAGATCCAGATCTCCCCATTTGGATGATTGTTCAAAGACTGATCACAGAGTTAAAACTGATGTTCATAAAGATGCACATCCTAACACTTCACTGTCAaacctggaggaggaaggaaaatcaCATTCTGAAGCACAGAATCCTTTACACTTGCCTACTGGTATTGAGAAACATTGTACTAACAATGTCTGGTCACGTTCTCATTACCAGGGTGGTGAAGGTAACTCAAATGAGGATAATCGAAGAGGAAAGAATGGCATTAGACATAGCCATTGTAGCAGAGGAACTGACCggccacagaaagagaaagacttgAATAACAGCTGTAGTGATGGTGAACGAAGGGACAAAGAGACTAATTCCagactacaaggaaaccctgagAAACGTGGAAGCAATGAAGCAAAGTCTGAGAGcaaaagttcagagagtaaaagtAGCACTGGTTTGGGATATAAAAGTGAACGCAGTACCTCTTCTTGGGAAAAAGAGCCTTCTAGAGAAAGACCACACTCTCGAGTGGAatctcaaaatgacaaaaatctaGAGAGACAAAATGAAAGATTACAAAGTACGCACAGAAAAGAGCTTCAGTTTCaggacaaagcagaaagaaaaggtgatGTGAAGTTTAAACCAGTAGGAGAGGACCAGGGGCACCGTGGAAGAGGGGAGCGGGCGTTGCCTCCTCATTCCAAGAATGACATGAAATATGGCTTCAGTAAATATCAtccagaagagaggaggggaagggaagattgTAAAAGAGACAGAGGGGTGAGCAGTCATGGCTTTCAAGATAGAAGATGTTCATCTTCTCTTTCGAGCAACAGAAATAGCAAGTACACTCACTCCAAGGAAATCAGTGTTCCACACCAGTGGGAAAATACACCTTTCAAAGCAGAAAGACATAGGACtgaggacagaaggaaaagagaacgagaaaacaaagaagaaagtagaCATGTGAAAAGTGACAAAAAGTCACCTACAGAATATTCACAAAggactaataaagaaactaagaaaagcaCTTCTGATGTAAAGAGACAAACTGAGCCAAAAACTGGTAAAGGTGAGGGTTCTAATGATGAGGTTTCTAAAGGAACAGGCAATAAAGAATGTACAGGGAAAGTTGAGAATGGACCAAATGATGTAAAAAGCAAAGACTTAAAGTTAAGCTTCATGGAAAAATTGAACTTAACTCTTTCTCCTGCTAAAAAGCATCCTGTTTGTCAAGATAACCAGCATCAAGTACCTGGTGTTCCCAAACCCAGTGCTCTGTGTGACTCCCAGTCCTCAGAGAAGACTGAAACAGTGGTGTGTCTTCCCGCTGTCAGTGCACTTAGTCCAGAGGAAAGCAAGGTGGAGTTAGAGCCAAAGGATGCTCTTCCGGCGACATCTCAATTTGGGATCGACACTGCAGAAAACAACACGAAGGAGGAAAAAAGATTGTTGGCTCAATCTGTTGAGGATACTGTGCCTCGTGAAATGCTTGTGTGTGGCACGGAAGTTTCCTTCCCAGCACCTGCAGAaatagaacaaacaaaacccttgctTCCGTCAATGGAAGTGGAAGCTGCAGCTTCTGTGGTAATGGATGCATTACCAGGACATGCTTCTGAAGATTTAGGCCGAGAATTGGACACCATGGGACATAATGACTTGAATTCTTGTGATGTTTCGGAAGGTATAAAAGCAGCTGTAGCCAGTAAGAGCCTTCGGCAACCTTTGGCTGAAGAACGTGGCATTTCACTAGTAGACTGTTTGGGAGACAGTAATCCTAAACTTGAATCTTCTCTTGACGAAGTACCTATCGTTGAGAATAAATCTTGTCCTTTGGATCCTTGTTTACCTAAAGAGACTTTTGTACCTTCACCACAGAAGACTGAGTTTATTgaccacaaaatagaaactgGAGAATCAAACTCAGTGTATCAAGATGATGATAACTCAGTTTTAAGCATTGACTTTAATCATCTGAGACCTATTCCAGAAGCCATCAGCCCTTTGAATAGTCCAGTGAGACCTGTAGCTAAAGTTCTTAGCATGGAGAGCCCTTGTGTGATTCCACAGTATGATAACAGTCGTAAAG AGGAGATTCCATCCAATTCAACTCATTCTACCTTCAAGAATCAGTCtgaactaaataaagaaaataaaaaaccagtTCCCAAATTTGACAAATGTTCAGAAGCAGGCTCTTGCAAGAATTTGTCTTTAGATGAATTAGAAGACGGGGAAATTAGAAGTGATGATGAAAAGCCAGTAGCTCAGAAACACGTGGAAACAAGTGCAGGACCTAGAGCTTCTGCTGAGGTGCCGACGGGTAAGAGCAGCCCAGGAAACAGGAGGAGCACTGCTCATGTGCATAAGGACCACAAGCGGACTGTTGTAAAACTCCCTCAGGACAGTATCACATCTAGTAAGAGACCAAATGAGTCCAGGTCCCCGGGCACCGACAGGAAAAGTAAAGCAGTGAGCGTCTCCAGCTTGGAAAAAATCCTCCCACTTATTCTTGCACCCTCTTCTTTATGGGAGGTTATGCACATGTTACGGATGCTAGGAAAACATGTAAGGAAAAGTTACATGAAATTCAAGATGAAATTTTCATTGAGACAGTTTCATAGAATTATTGAATCAGCCATTTTGAGTTTCACATCACTAATTAAATACCTTGACTTGTCTAATATCTGTAAGTCAGTAAGCACTTTACAGAAGAATCTTTGTGAAGTTATAGAATCTAACCTTAAGCAAGTAAAGAAGAATGGCATAGTTGACCGCTTATTTGAACAGCAGCAACcagatatgaaaagaaaattgtgGAAATTTGTAGATGAACAACTTGATTATTTGTTTGAAAagcttaaaaaaatcttaataaagtTTTGTGATTCTGTAAACTTTGGAAGTGACAATAGTGAAGGAAAacttggaaaaaaatataaagagagaaCCCAACATTCAAGTTGTCAGAAGGGGAATGTGAACAACaccaaggaaacacagagagaaaaagtgcaaaaatcagaaaatactATGAATTTTAAATCCTCACTGGGAtgtgaaaagtttgaagaaaaacatcaagaccAAAGCAACACCAGTAGTAGCACAGTAAAGCATGATGTCAAAAGAACTGTTAGCACTTGTCCAGGTAATACAAAGAACTCTGAATGTAAAGAACAGTTTCTGGAAGTGAACTGCCCAAGCACCCCCAAgccaggaaagaatgaaggaaatacCATCGAAGAAAACCATGTGTTACAGCATGCAGGTGCTAAGCCAGAGCGGAGCTTTGAGATCCTTACTGAGCAGCAGGCATCCAGCCTTACTTTTAACTTAGTGAGTGATGCACAGATGGGcgaaatatttaaaagtttgctACAAGGTTCTGATCTGTTGGACACCAGTGTTAATGGCACTGAAAAGACAGAGTGGGAATTAAAGACTCCAGAGAAACAGCTGCTAGAGAGTCTCAAGTGTGACTCTGCACCAGCTTGTACAACAGGAGAGCTTGTTTCAGAGGGGACGTCTCCATGCCCAAAAGTGGTCAGCGATGATAATTGGTCTTTATTGTCATCTGAAAAGGGCCCATCTCTCCCTTCAGGACTTTCACTGCCAGTTCATCCTGATGTACTTGATGAAAATTGTATGTTCGAGGTATCTTCTAACCTTCCTTTAGGCAAAGATAATGTATACAGCTCAGAAAAGAATAAACCCTGCATTTCTTCCATACTCTTAGAAGATCTTGCAGTCTCTTTAACAGTACCGTCACCTCTGAAGTCAGATGGCCATTTGAGCTTCTTAAAGCCTGAAGTTTCGTCAACTTCAACCCCTGAAGAAGTTCTTAGTGCACATTTTAGTGAAGATGCTTTGCTTGAGGAAGAGGATGCATCTGAACAGGACATTCATCTCGCTCTGGAGTCTGATAACTCAAGCAGTAAGTCAAGCTGTTCATCATGGACAAGCCGGTCTGTGGCTCCAGGCTTTCAGTACCACCCTAATTTGCCTATGCATGCTGTCATAATGGAAAAGTCCAATGATCATTTCATTGTGAAAATACGGCGAGCAGCACCATCTACCTCCCCTAGCCTTAAACATGGCATGGTAGCCGAGGAGTCATTGACATCCTTGCCTAGAACTGAAAAAGACGCTGATGCGGCACCAGAGAAAGAGCCCACTCCACTTCAGAATACAGTTCTTAAGTCTGTTGAGGACTTGGAAAATTCTGACGGGAATGTTGATAATAGCAAACCAACTCATGAAGAGCCAAACTCTATTGTACAAACACAGGTTCCAGATATATATGAATTTCTTAAAGATGCCTCAAGTAAGGTAGAGCATTGTGATCAAGTGGTTGATGATTGTTTCAAGTTGCATCAAGTATGGGAACCAAAAGTTTCTGAGAACCTTCAAGGATTGCCTTCAGTGGAAAAAATCCCACGCTCTGTTGGTGATCATCTTCCTAATATACACATAGACCTAACAAAAGATCCAGCCACTGAGACTAAAAACTTGGGGGAACTTATGGAAGTAACAGTTTTAAATATTGACCACTTGGAATGTTCTGGAACCAACTTAGATCAAGATTCACAGATAATTGGTGCTTCTTTACAGCCTGATACTATAGATGCTTTTATTGATTTGACACATGATACttcaaatgaaggaaaaaatgaaggTAATGAACCTGTGTCAGCTAGTGAAGACTTGGAATGCCAGGTGATCTGTATAGATGAGGATAACCACAAAGAAGCAAAGATGGGAAGGGCAAGCAATCCTGTAGAACGCTTTGTTGAAGAAACTTGCATTGATTTGACCCCAGAGTCTCCTGGCTCATGTGAAACAAAGAGACCTGCTTTAAAATCAGAGCCACCATTAAACCTGGATTGTGTAGAGTTGCCTGGGACTCTGGGTAATGttcacaagaagagaaaaaacagTCCTGGGCTAAATCATTCatctcagaaaaaacaaagaaaggaaacagacttAACCAGTAATGAAAAGACCAAGAGACTTCCTCAGAATTCTGATGGAAATGGTGATGCTCACAAGAAGCAAGCCAGCAAGAAGAGGGAGCCTGCAGGAGATGACACCACATCCTTGTCATCAGAGGCCAGCCCAGGGGCGAAGGCTTCAGCAACAGCACTTGCTATTTTTCCAACAAGCCTTTCTGCAAAGAATGTTatcaaaaagaagggagaaattatAGTTTCATGGACAAg AAATGATGACCGAGAAATTTTACTAGAGTGTCAGAAAAGAATGCCATCCCTGAAAACATTCACATATTTAGCTGTGAAGCTGAATAAAAATCCAAATCAG gttTCAGAGAGGTTCCAGCAGCTGAAGAAGCTCTTTGAGAAGTCAAAACGCAGGTAG